A window from Falsibacillus albus encodes these proteins:
- a CDS encoding TerC family protein, whose translation MADFFHGLIQNYASFFSLETFEHVLTDPASWGIIGTLVILEGLLSADNALVLAVLVRHLPAKQQKKALFYGIIGAYIFRFLAIGLGVFLIKITWIKILGGLYLLYLSLSHFLKKEEDDGEVTAKQMGFWRTVLTVELMDIAFSIDSVIAAFGVSDQLWVLLLGGMLGVLMMRGVAQIFLALIERVPEFEATAFILIAVIGVKMIAASFGFHMEEILFFGILVAIFLGTFLVHLWKKRTKESEAGK comes from the coding sequence ATGGCAGATTTCTTTCATGGGCTCATACAAAATTATGCATCATTCTTTTCTTTGGAAACGTTTGAACATGTTTTGACGGACCCTGCGAGTTGGGGGATCATTGGTACATTGGTCATATTAGAAGGGCTGTTGTCAGCGGATAATGCACTTGTGCTGGCTGTGCTGGTCAGGCACCTTCCTGCAAAACAGCAGAAGAAAGCCCTTTTTTATGGGATTATCGGTGCATATATTTTTCGTTTTTTAGCTATTGGCTTGGGCGTATTCTTAATAAAAATCACTTGGATTAAAATTCTTGGCGGTCTGTATTTGTTGTATTTATCACTTTCCCATTTCCTGAAAAAAGAAGAAGACGATGGGGAAGTAACAGCGAAACAAATGGGCTTTTGGAGAACGGTGCTTACGGTGGAGCTTATGGATATTGCCTTTAGCATTGATAGCGTCATCGCTGCATTTGGGGTGTCCGATCAACTATGGGTATTGCTGCTTGGGGGCATGCTCGGCGTTTTGATGATGAGGGGAGTAGCTCAGATTTTCCTTGCTTTGATCGAACGTGTCCCTGAATTTGAAGCCACCGCCTTTATTCTGATTGCTGTCATCGGGGTGAAAATGATTGCCGCCTCTTTTGGGTTCCACATGGAGGAAATCTTATTCTTCGGAATTTTGGTGGCCATCTTCTTAGGAACATTTCTGGTTCATTTGTGGAAGAAAAGGACGAAGGAATCTGAAGCAGGTAAATAA
- a CDS encoding TerD family protein codes for MSSISLSKGQRIDLTKTNPGLTKVIIGLGWDTNKYSGGQDFDLDASAFLATSEGKVINDNEFIFYNNLKSPDGAVEHTGDNRTGEGEGDDEQLIVDFSKVSRHIEKIGITVTIHDAEARSQNFGQVSNAFVRVLDASTNEEVLRYDLGEDFSIETAVVVCELYKHSGDWKFNAIGSGFQGGLAALCRNYGLDV; via the coding sequence ATGTCATCAATATCATTATCTAAAGGGCAGCGAATTGATCTGACCAAGACAAATCCAGGCTTGACGAAAGTCATCATCGGTCTTGGCTGGGATACAAACAAATATTCAGGCGGACAGGATTTTGACCTGGATGCATCAGCTTTCTTGGCTACATCTGAAGGGAAAGTTATTAATGACAACGAGTTTATTTTTTATAACAATTTAAAAAGTCCCGATGGGGCAGTTGAGCACACCGGAGATAATCGTACGGGTGAAGGTGAGGGAGACGATGAACAGCTGATCGTTGACTTCAGCAAGGTTTCAAGGCATATCGAGAAAATTGGAATCACTGTGACCATTCACGATGCCGAAGCCCGTTCACAAAACTTCGGGCAGGTGTCCAATGCATTTGTCCGTGTATTGGATGCATCTACGAATGAAGAGGTACTGCGCTACGATTTAGGCGAAGATTTTTCCATTGAAACAGCTGTAGTTGTATGCGAACTTTACAAACACAGCGGTGATTGGAAATTCAATGCCATCGGCAGCGGTTTCCAAGGCGGTCTGGCGGCATTATGCCGTAATTATGGCTTGGATGTTTGA
- a CDS encoding phosphoribosyltransferase family protein, translating to MGNHSSISLEIRKNKTYSIDVIDGLRVKINIDRNPYQIPLDSLFEMAARINKKRGFLFVSKLLGKHIPVNPRLALLTGGLLASRFMEKNSSRLHPLLGEMLEALKRGRCVDHLFGEITSHTYELKQRTLFIGFAETATALGHAMFNSFENSDFFHTTREDLTDHISVIDFEEEHSHATSHRCYIPKHLIDNHHPIVLVDDELTTGKTALNIIESIHRSFPRKQYHIVSILDWRSEEDRRHFKELEKKLNIQINEISLVEGTIEVEGSPESGLLRDDRDQSKIMESSVQFHDFSKSVETDLIVKAVSRNEREYTTYLTLTGRFGFRDFEKDKMDRFIQKMAKSLSDEMSGDKALCLGTGEFMYVPMRIAAEMGEGVNFQSTTRSPIFHHDAPGYGAKQKYSFESPEHPGVRNFFYNVIPGQYEEVFIFFEKNIEREKLNPLLSHCHRLFKTIHIVTFGG from the coding sequence ATGGGCAATCATTCATCGATCTCCTTGGAGATAAGAAAGAACAAGACTTATTCTATTGACGTCATTGATGGATTAAGAGTCAAGATAAATATTGATCGAAACCCGTATCAAATTCCGTTGGACTCATTGTTTGAAATGGCTGCCAGAATCAATAAAAAAAGAGGATTCCTGTTTGTCAGCAAGCTGTTGGGAAAGCATATTCCTGTAAATCCAAGGTTGGCCCTCCTGACTGGGGGACTGCTGGCCAGCAGATTCATGGAAAAGAATTCTTCCCGGCTTCATCCATTATTGGGTGAAATGCTGGAAGCACTAAAAAGGGGAAGGTGCGTTGATCATCTTTTCGGTGAAATCACCAGCCATACATATGAACTGAAGCAAAGGACTCTATTCATTGGATTTGCTGAAACAGCCACTGCCCTTGGCCATGCGATGTTCAATAGCTTTGAAAATAGCGATTTTTTTCATACTACACGCGAGGATCTCACGGACCATATATCCGTCATCGACTTTGAAGAAGAACACTCGCATGCGACCTCTCATCGATGCTACATTCCAAAACACTTGATTGATAATCATCATCCGATCGTGTTGGTCGATGATGAATTAACAACAGGAAAGACAGCTTTGAATATTATTGAATCAATTCATCGATCATTTCCAAGGAAGCAGTATCATATCGTTTCCATTCTGGATTGGCGCTCGGAAGAAGACCGTCGGCATTTCAAGGAACTTGAGAAGAAATTGAATATACAGATCAATGAAATATCCCTGGTGGAAGGGACCATTGAAGTTGAAGGCTCACCTGAAAGCGGTTTATTGCGTGATGATAGGGACCAATCCAAAATAATGGAGAGTTCGGTTCAATTTCATGATTTCTCGAAAAGCGTTGAGACCGATCTTATTGTCAAAGCTGTTTCGAGGAATGAAAGAGAGTATACGACTTATTTAACTTTGACAGGGAGATTCGGTTTTCGTGATTTCGAAAAGGATAAAATGGATCGCTTCATTCAAAAAATGGCTAAGTCTCTAAGCGATGAAATGTCGGGAGATAAAGCACTTTGTCTCGGAACAGGGGAATTTATGTATGTACCGATGAGGATTGCTGCAGAAATGGGAGAAGGGGTCAATTTTCAGTCGACAACAAGGAGCCCCATCTTTCATCATGACGCACCGGGGTATGGGGCTAAACAAAAATATTCTTTCGAAAGCCCGGAACATCCAGGTGTAAGGAACTTTTTTTATAATGTCATACCCGGTCAATATGAGGAAGTCTTCATCTTTTTTGAAAAGAATATCGAGCGTGAAAAGCTAAATCCTTTGCTTTCCCATTGTCATCGATTATTCAAAACGATCCATATTGTTACGTTTGGAGGATAA
- a CDS encoding aspartate aminotransferase family protein, producing the protein MVKAGQSQSTLHAQDEKYIWHSMKPYNPDGTMVVTKAEGSWISDSEGNRFLDAMAGLWCVNVGYGREELAQAAYEQLKDVAYFPLTQSHVPAIKLAEKLNELLEDDYVIFFSNSGSEANETAFKIARQYHQQKGDQNRYKIVSRYRAYHGNSMGALAATGQAQRKYKYEPLAPGFVHVAPPDAYRDEDTGKEAHELTAVKEIDRVMTWELSETIAAMIMEPIITGGGILVPHDDYMKAAKEVCEKHGALLIVDEVICGFGRTGKAFGFMNYGVKPDIITMAKGITSAYLPLSATAVKREIYEAFKGSEEYDYLRHINTFGGNPAACALALKNIEIMEREQLFQRSAELGDKLKSDLKAHLQDHPLVGDIRGKGLLVGIELVKDKKTKEPLGVGKVNEIINFCKKEKLIIGKNGATVAGYNNVLTLSPPLNIEIEDLDYIVQTINRAFEQVK; encoded by the coding sequence ATGGTTAAAGCAGGTCAATCACAAAGTACGTTGCATGCACAGGACGAAAAGTATATTTGGCACTCCATGAAGCCGTACAATCCAGATGGCACCATGGTGGTGACCAAAGCTGAAGGCTCATGGATCTCCGATTCCGAGGGGAATCGGTTTCTTGACGCGATGGCAGGATTGTGGTGTGTGAATGTTGGATACGGCCGGGAGGAGCTGGCACAGGCAGCGTATGAGCAGCTGAAGGATGTCGCTTACTTCCCTTTGACCCAAAGCCATGTTCCCGCGATTAAATTGGCGGAAAAATTGAATGAGCTATTAGAAGATGATTATGTCATTTTCTTTTCGAACAGTGGATCTGAGGCGAATGAAACAGCCTTCAAGATTGCCAGGCAGTATCATCAGCAAAAGGGAGACCAGAACCGATATAAAATAGTTTCCCGATACCGCGCCTACCATGGGAATTCGATGGGGGCACTTGCAGCTACAGGCCAAGCTCAAAGAAAATATAAATATGAACCGCTCGCCCCTGGATTTGTACACGTCGCACCTCCAGATGCATATCGCGACGAAGATACTGGGAAAGAGGCACATGAACTGACTGCTGTCAAAGAGATTGACCGGGTAATGACCTGGGAATTAAGTGAAACGATCGCGGCGATGATCATGGAGCCAATCATAACAGGCGGCGGAATTCTCGTCCCTCATGATGACTATATGAAAGCAGCCAAGGAAGTTTGTGAAAAACACGGAGCGCTGCTGATTGTCGACGAAGTGATCTGTGGATTCGGTCGTACAGGAAAAGCATTCGGTTTCATGAATTATGGGGTTAAGCCGGACATCATCACCATGGCAAAAGGTATTACAAGTGCTTATTTGCCTTTGTCTGCCACTGCTGTAAAGCGTGAAATCTACGAAGCGTTCAAAGGCTCAGAGGAATATGACTATTTGCGCCACATTAACACGTTCGGAGGCAACCCGGCAGCCTGTGCACTGGCTTTGAAAAATATTGAAATCATGGAAAGAGAACAATTGTTTCAACGTTCGGCAGAGTTGGGGGACAAATTGAAAAGTGATTTGAAGGCACATCTGCAAGACCATCCGCTAGTCGGTGATATCAGGGGCAAAGGCTTGCTCGTCGGCATCGAATTGGTCAAGGATAAAAAGACGAAAGAACCGCTTGGGGTCGGAAAAGTGAATGAAATCATCAATTTCTGCAAAAAAGAGAAATTGATCATCGGAAAAAATGGGGCGACCGTTGCCGGTTATAACAATGTACTTACGCTATCCCCTCCATTGAATATTGAAATCGAAGACCTGGACTACATTGTCCAAACAATCAATCGAGCTTTTGAACAAGTTAAATAA
- a CDS encoding LCP family protein translates to MDSRYNKRKERKGRKKKRYRILAVLLLLIFSVVGYSAYQYYEGTKMAKDEPTTLKKDYKFNGTKDANGKINVLLLGIDSRGEQKSRSDTMIVAQYDPKTEQTKMVSLMRDMYVKIPGYQNYKLNTAFFLGGPELLRKTIKENFGLDIQYYMIVDFKGFEKSIDTLAPEGIEINVEKEMSQNIGVTLKPGVQKLHGKELLGYARFRHDAQGDFGRVARQQKVLEAVKEKVLSVGGVAKLPKMIGAVQPYYETNMSKWNEISLLKDVLFNNDKKIKTLTVPVEGSYQNGYYSHAGAVLEVDFDKNRQAIQDFLNGKNQDGSSDSENSSDNQ, encoded by the coding sequence ATGGACTCAAGATACAACAAACGCAAAGAACGAAAAGGAAGAAAGAAAAAACGATATAGAATTCTTGCTGTCTTGCTGCTGTTGATTTTTTCTGTAGTAGGATATTCCGCCTATCAATATTACGAAGGAACGAAAATGGCCAAGGATGAGCCCACTACGTTGAAGAAAGATTATAAATTCAACGGAACTAAGGACGCTAACGGCAAAATCAATGTCTTACTTTTGGGGATCGACAGCCGGGGCGAACAAAAATCACGTTCTGACACAATGATCGTAGCCCAATATGATCCGAAAACAGAACAAACGAAAATGGTTTCATTAATGCGGGATATGTATGTGAAAATTCCCGGGTATCAAAACTATAAATTAAATACTGCCTTTTTCTTGGGTGGTCCAGAGCTATTGAGAAAAACGATCAAGGAAAACTTCGGCCTTGATATTCAATACTACATGATTGTCGATTTCAAAGGATTCGAAAAATCGATCGACACACTGGCTCCCGAGGGGATCGAAATCAATGTAGAAAAGGAAATGTCCCAGAATATCGGGGTGACTTTAAAACCAGGCGTTCAAAAATTGCATGGGAAGGAATTGCTCGGGTATGCCCGTTTCCGCCACGATGCACAAGGGGACTTTGGCCGGGTTGCGCGCCAACAGAAAGTTCTTGAAGCTGTAAAGGAGAAAGTATTAAGTGTCGGCGGTGTAGCAAAGCTCCCTAAAATGATCGGGGCTGTCCAGCCTTACTACGAAACAAACATGAGTAAGTGGAACGAAATCTCCCTATTGAAGGACGTTTTATTTAATAATGACAAAAAAATCAAAACCTTGACGGTACCTGTTGAAGGCTCTTATCAAAACGGATATTATAGCCACGCAGGTGCGGTTCTGGAAGTTGATTTTGACAAGAACCGTCAAGCCATCCAGGATTTCCTGAACGGTAAAAATCAAGATGGCAGCAGTGATTCAGAAAACAGCAGTGACAACCAATAA
- a CDS encoding TerD family protein has product MAINLSKGQKVDLTKTNPGLSKIVVGLGWDTNKYDGGNDFDLDSSVFLLNGQGKCSAETDFIFYNNTTGANGAVVHGGDNRTGEGEGDDERVRVDLNNVPASIEKIAFTITIHEAEQRGQNFGQVSNSFVRIVNEQSNEELIRYDLGEDFSIETAVVVGELYRHNGEWKFNAIGSGYQGGLASLVKDFGLDV; this is encoded by the coding sequence ATGGCAATTAATTTATCAAAAGGACAAAAGGTAGATTTAACAAAAACAAATCCAGGATTATCAAAAATCGTCGTCGGTCTGGGATGGGATACGAACAAATATGACGGTGGAAACGATTTTGACCTCGATTCTTCTGTTTTCCTATTGAATGGTCAAGGAAAATGTTCAGCAGAAACTGATTTCATTTTCTATAATAATACAACTGGAGCCAATGGTGCAGTGGTTCACGGAGGCGATAACCGCACGGGGGAAGGCGAAGGTGATGACGAACGCGTGCGTGTAGATCTCAACAACGTCCCCGCTTCCATTGAAAAAATCGCATTTACGATCACCATCCATGAAGCAGAACAACGCGGGCAAAACTTTGGGCAGGTTTCCAATTCATTCGTTCGCATTGTAAATGAACAATCAAATGAAGAATTGATCCGCTACGATCTTGGAGAAGATTTCTCAATCGAAACGGCCGTTGTCGTCGGTGAACTATACCGCCATAATGGAGAATGGAAATTCAACGCCATCGGAAGCGGATACCAAGGCGGTCTTGCATCGCTTGTCAAAGACTTTGGATTGGATGTTTAA
- a CDS encoding DUF1206 domain-containing protein, translating into MSEGLLTKNIKEHEITARPWIKRFARLGYFAKGFVYILIGVLSMLAAFGVGGGTKDATGAFAAVASEPYGEILLWVIAAGLAGYVSWRFIQIIFDPEEKGFDMKGILIKLGYLISGIIYSGLIFKAVKIALHSSSGNSGGSKKTMLAKVMAEPFGQWAVGLVGIGIIIFGIYEFYYAFKGKFAEKFKKHKMNKHEWELGIKSGKIGLSARGVVFCIIGYFVTMTAYTAKPSDSISMDGALLKIAQQPFGQWMLAIVAIGLSLYGVFQIVKGKNRYMQVIS; encoded by the coding sequence ATGAGTGAGGGGTTATTGACCAAAAATATCAAAGAACATGAGATAACGGCTCGACCGTGGATCAAAAGGTTTGCAAGACTTGGTTATTTTGCGAAAGGGTTTGTTTACATTCTTATTGGAGTCCTCTCCATGCTGGCAGCATTTGGAGTCGGTGGAGGCACAAAAGACGCAACCGGGGCATTCGCGGCAGTGGCCAGTGAGCCTTATGGGGAAATATTGCTGTGGGTTATAGCGGCGGGGCTGGCAGGATATGTTTCCTGGCGCTTTATCCAAATAATTTTCGATCCTGAAGAAAAAGGGTTTGATATGAAAGGGATATTAATAAAGCTGGGCTACCTGATCAGCGGGATCATTTATTCTGGTTTGATCTTCAAAGCAGTTAAAATCGCCCTCCATAGCAGTTCCGGTAATTCCGGGGGCTCGAAAAAGACCATGCTGGCAAAGGTGATGGCAGAACCATTTGGGCAGTGGGCAGTGGGACTTGTTGGAATTGGAATCATCATTTTCGGTATTTATGAATTTTATTATGCTTTTAAAGGAAAATTTGCAGAGAAATTTAAAAAGCATAAAATGAATAAACATGAATGGGAATTGGGGATCAAATCCGGTAAAATCGGGCTGTCTGCCAGGGGAGTCGTTTTTTGCATCATTGGCTATTTTGTGACAATGACTGCATACACAGCAAAACCAAGTGATTCGATCTCAATGGACGGTGCCCTTTTAAAAATCGCCCAACAGCCTTTCGGACAATGGATGTTGGCGATCGTAGCCATTGGACTAAGCCTTTATGGGGTTTTTCAAATCGTAAAGGGGAAAAATCGATATATGCAAGTAATATCTTAA
- a CDS encoding sigma-70 family RNA polymerase sigma factor, which translates to MNTHKHNQAPSGLLEFYPALKRYCKSLTKNAWDAEDLAQETVLKVFKKYIAGASSQQSLITQALLNKVAKNQWIDQLKSKEEQKCELVKEPSYEPFKHMADLHSAIEDLLKHFTEQQVLAFVLKEVFQHSQQEISAWLSISEGAVKGTLFRIRTRLRTSNLEKLKKEDPYSQELLEIIYEAVIEQSSEKIMKYITLNPVLRQKAYDKGVPDCPSCSMSAA; encoded by the coding sequence TTGAATACCCATAAACACAATCAAGCACCATCCGGACTGCTTGAATTCTATCCAGCATTGAAGCGATATTGCAAATCGTTGACCAAAAATGCTTGGGACGCCGAGGATCTTGCCCAGGAAACAGTCTTAAAGGTATTTAAAAAATATATTGCAGGAGCTTCATCTCAACAATCCCTGATAACACAAGCGCTCTTGAACAAAGTGGCTAAAAATCAATGGATCGATCAACTGAAATCAAAAGAGGAACAAAAATGTGAATTGGTGAAAGAACCTTCCTATGAACCGTTTAAGCATATGGCAGACCTTCATTCTGCTATAGAAGATTTATTGAAGCATTTTACAGAACAGCAAGTACTGGCTTTTGTACTCAAGGAAGTTTTTCAACATAGCCAGCAAGAAATTTCTGCGTGGCTATCCATCTCGGAGGGTGCGGTGAAAGGGACGTTGTTTAGAATCCGCACAAGGCTGAGGACATCGAATTTGGAAAAGCTGAAAAAGGAAGATCCTTATTCCCAAGAATTATTGGAGATCATTTATGAAGCGGTCATTGAACAATCATCCGAAAAAATAATGAAATATATCACCTTAAATCCGGTATTGCGTCAGAAAGCTTATGATAAAGGAGTACCTGACTGTCCTAGTTGTTCAATGTCCGCTGCCTAA
- a CDS encoding HpcH/HpaI aldolase/citrate lyase family protein, producing the protein MQHFSYLTKDEKEEMFYHSPIEFSKHSPLEILAYSLGATLYMPGNRRQISDDLLSGKFIKGKHEGLTSIVLCLEDSIGDDELENAEWNIVHQLQRVHKAINAGVSMEQDLPMVFIRVRTPRQMFLIVERLGEAVELICGFVFPKFSPENGELYLTTLRDLNEREGVCLYGMPILESASVIYREQRDITLMNLKALLDKYHDLILNIRIGGTDFSGLFGLRRNRDTTIYDILVIRDCISDIINLFGRSESDYVISGPVWEYFNGSQRILKPQIRQTPFEQAFGRTGTKLRSQIINRDEDGLIREVLLDKSNGLVGKTIIHPSHIKIVQALNVITLEEHMDACSIMEHEVFTNGVIKSQFSNKMNEIKPHLNWARKILLKSKIYGVLKDGQSFIDLLGDKKEQDLFY; encoded by the coding sequence TTGCAGCATTTTTCTTATTTGACTAAAGATGAAAAAGAGGAAATGTTTTATCATAGCCCGATTGAATTTTCCAAACATTCGCCTTTGGAAATCTTAGCCTATAGTTTAGGCGCTACTCTTTATATGCCGGGAAATAGGAGGCAAATTTCGGATGATCTACTTTCGGGGAAATTCATTAAAGGAAAGCATGAAGGTCTTACTTCCATCGTTTTGTGCTTAGAGGATTCGATAGGTGATGATGAGTTGGAAAACGCGGAATGGAACATCGTCCATCAATTGCAAAGGGTGCATAAGGCAATAAACGCCGGTGTATCCATGGAACAAGATCTTCCGATGGTATTCATTAGGGTAAGGACTCCGCGGCAAATGTTTCTAATCGTTGAACGTCTTGGAGAAGCCGTTGAATTGATATGTGGATTCGTTTTTCCGAAATTCTCGCCAGAAAATGGCGAATTGTATTTAACAACACTAAGGGATCTCAATGAAAGAGAAGGGGTTTGCTTGTATGGCATGCCCATTTTGGAGTCTGCCTCGGTGATCTACAGGGAACAAAGGGATATCACTCTAATGAATCTCAAAGCACTCTTGGACAAGTATCATGACTTGATTTTGAATATTAGAATAGGCGGTACGGATTTCTCAGGGTTATTTGGCCTTAGAAGAAACAGGGACACAACCATTTACGATATTCTTGTTATCAGGGATTGCATATCTGACATCATCAACTTATTCGGCCGCTCTGAGTCAGATTATGTCATCTCCGGCCCTGTATGGGAATATTTCAATGGAAGCCAGCGAATTTTAAAGCCCCAGATTCGTCAAACGCCATTTGAACAGGCCTTTGGAAGAACCGGGACAAAATTAAGGTCACAAATCATCAACCGTGATGAAGATGGCCTCATCCGAGAAGTCCTGTTGGATAAATCAAACGGGCTGGTTGGAAAAACCATCATACATCCATCTCACATCAAAATTGTCCAGGCATTGAATGTAATTACCCTCGAAGAGCATATGGATGCATGTTCGATAATGGAGCATGAAGTCTTTACAAACGGAGTCATCAAAAGTCAATTTTCCAATAAAATGAACGAAATAAAACCACATTTAAACTGGGCAAGGAAAATCTTGCTGAAATCTAAAATTTATGGGGTGTTAAAGGATGGGCAATCATTCATCGATCTCCTTGGAGATAAGAAAGAACAAGACTTATTCTATTGA
- a CDS encoding lamin tail domain-containing protein, translating to MGGGTGGTGSPTENVFISEYVEGSSLNKAIEIYNGTASSLDLSSYSLKLSNVANPISLSGTVASGDVYVVANSGAAQAVLDKADLLSSSLSFNGDDSVTLENSGQTVDVVGSAGTSFGADQTLVRNSSVTTGTTAYSASEWTSYPVDTFSYLGSHTGSVVSGTEVLNENFDTGSKGAYSSANVTLGSGSWYFDNALLGNLSTDKKNGAQSARVKASGAITMNFDVSGAKSIEVSHANFGSDTGASWQVQMSTNQGGTWVNVVNSNTSSSALSKTSVTVNQSGPVRFRIVVSGTSGSRLNFDDFKILN from the coding sequence ATGGGTGGAGGAACCGGCGGCACAGGCAGTCCAACGGAAAATGTATTTATTTCTGAATATGTAGAAGGAAGCAGTCTGAACAAAGCGATAGAAATTTATAACGGAACAGCTTCTTCGCTTGATTTGTCTTCATATTCGCTTAAATTATCGAATGTAGCCAATCCAATTTCATTATCTGGAACGGTTGCGAGTGGTGATGTATATGTCGTCGCCAACAGCGGAGCAGCTCAAGCCGTTTTGGACAAAGCCGATTTATTGAGCAGCAGCCTATCTTTCAATGGTGATGATTCCGTCACACTTGAAAACAGTGGACAAACTGTAGATGTGGTAGGGAGTGCAGGCACATCTTTCGGTGCTGACCAGACGCTTGTTAGAAATAGTTCTGTCACAACGGGAACTACTGCATACTCAGCAAGTGAATGGACAAGCTACCCTGTCGATACATTCAGCTATTTGGGAAGTCATACAGGAAGTGTTGTGTCTGGCACGGAAGTGTTGAATGAAAATTTCGATACTGGATCAAAGGGTGCTTATTCCTCAGCGAACGTAACGCTTGGGAGCGGTTCATGGTATTTTGATAATGCATTGCTTGGCAATCTAAGCACTGATAAGAAAAATGGAGCCCAATCTGCCAGAGTGAAAGCAAGCGGAGCGATAACGATGAATTTTGATGTCAGCGGGGCAAAGTCCATTGAGGTATCACATGCCAACTTTGGCTCTGACACAGGTGCATCCTGGCAGGTGCAGATGTCTACCAATCAAGGCGGCACCTGGGTGAATGTCGTAAATTCGAATACGAGTTCTTCAGCTCTTTCGAAAACATCGGTCACTGTCAATCAAAGCGGACCTGTCAGGTTCAGGATTGTTGTAAGTGGAACCAGTGGAAGCCGCTTGAATTTTGATGATTTTAAAATACTCAATTAA
- a CDS encoding TerD family protein produces the protein MAISLQKGQKIDLTKGKPGLSKILVGLGWDPVKKSSGFLGGLFGGGNSNIDCDASVLMLDEKERLEDVVYFGKKVSTCQSIKHSGDNITGEGEGDDEQVFIDLNKVPGNVHKLVFVVNIYQAVQRRQDFGMIQNAFIRIVDSSANAELIHYNLSDNYSGKTALFPGEIYRHNGEWKFSAVGEGTNDTGIDKIANKYR, from the coding sequence ATGGCGATTTCATTACAAAAGGGGCAAAAGATCGATCTGACAAAAGGTAAACCCGGCCTCTCAAAAATTTTAGTTGGATTGGGCTGGGACCCCGTGAAAAAAAGTTCAGGATTCTTAGGAGGTTTATTTGGAGGCGGAAATAGCAATATTGATTGTGATGCGTCTGTTTTGATGCTGGACGAGAAGGAACGCTTGGAAGATGTCGTCTATTTCGGAAAAAAAGTAAGTACTTGTCAAAGTATTAAACACTCTGGGGATAATATTACAGGAGAAGGCGAAGGTGACGATGAGCAAGTTTTCATCGATCTCAACAAAGTTCCGGGCAACGTACATAAACTTGTTTTCGTCGTGAATATTTATCAGGCGGTCCAAAGGCGCCAAGATTTCGGAATGATCCAAAATGCCTTCATCAGAATTGTGGATTCATCGGCAAATGCCGAGTTGATCCATTATAATTTATCTGACAACTATTCCGGCAAGACTGCGCTGTTCCCAGGCGAAATTTATCGCCATAACGGAGAATGGAAATTTTCTGCAGTGGGTGAAGGCACCAATGATACAGGCATCGACAAAATTGCAAACAAATATCGCTGA
- the clpP gene encoding ATP-dependent Clp endopeptidase proteolytic subunit ClpP — protein MNTIPYVIEQTKSGERSYDIYSRLLKDRIIMIGDEINDSLAGSVVSQLLFLAADDPEKDISIYINSPGGSTSAGFAIYDTMQFIKPDVQTICIGMAASFGAMLLLAGTKGKRFALPNSEIMIHQPLGGARGQATEIEISAKRILKLKEHINRIISDRTGQSVEKVAFDTDRDYFMSAMEAKEYGIIDEIITCHK, from the coding sequence ATGAATACCATTCCGTATGTAATTGAACAAACTAAGTCCGGTGAAAGATCGTACGATATTTACTCACGGTTGCTTAAGGACCGGATCATCATGATTGGGGATGAAATCAATGATTCATTGGCCGGCAGCGTCGTATCCCAATTGTTATTTTTGGCTGCTGATGATCCGGAAAAGGATATATCCATTTATATCAACAGCCCTGGAGGATCTACTTCTGCTGGGTTTGCCATATATGATACCATGCAGTTCATCAAGCCCGATGTACAGACGATTTGCATCGGGATGGCTGCTTCATTCGGTGCGATGCTTCTTCTTGCCGGTACAAAGGGAAAAAGATTTGCGCTCCCGAATAGTGAAATCATGATTCATCAACCGCTTGGCGGTGCAAGGGGGCAGGCTACCGAAATTGAAATTTCAGCGAAGAGAATCTTGAAATTGAAGGAGCATATTAATCGAATCATTTCCGATCGTACGGGCCAATCGGTGGAAAAAGTTGCTTTTGATACAGACCGTGATTACTTTATGTCGGCAATGGAGGCAAAGGAGTACGGCATCATTGATGAGATTATCACCTGCCATAAGTGA